In one window of Temnothorax longispinosus isolate EJ_2023e chromosome 11, Tlon_JGU_v1, whole genome shotgun sequence DNA:
- the LOC139822350 gene encoding membrane protein BRI3, translated as MESQPLKTPEKPPPPYSVAAAPAANTHWQPPPGYYPNNINPGYQESHVPSYGATHSTAILVPEIIIVGGCPACRVGVMEDDFTCLGLLCAIFFFPVGLLCCLLLRTKRCSNCGAYFD; from the exons ATGGAGTCGCAGCCGCTGAAAACGCCCGAAAAACCGCCACCGCCGTACTCCGTCGCAGCGGCTCCAGCAG CGAATACGCACTGGCAACCACCTCCCGGATACTATCCTAACAACATCAACCCTGGATATCAAGAAAGCCATGTTCCATCGTACGGTGCTACACATTCCACCGCGATTCTTGTTCCAGAAATTATCATAGTCGGCGGCTGTCCAGCATGCAGA GTAGGTGTAATGGAGGATGATTTCACGTGCCTCGGCCTGCTTTGTGcgattttcttctttcctgtTGGGCTACTCTGCTGTCTGCTGTTGAGGACAAAACGCTGTTCTAATTGCGGAGCctattttgattaa
- the Vha14-1 gene encoding V-type proton ATPase subunit F has translation MALHSAGKGKLLAVIGDEDTCVGFLLGGVGEINKHRQPNFMVVDKNTPVSEIEDTFKRFVKRDDIDIILINQNVAEMIRHVIDGHTQPIPSVLEIPSKDHPYDASKDSILRRAKGMFNPEDIH, from the exons ATGGCGCTTCATTCCGCAGGGAAGGGTAAACTTTTGGCGGTGATCGGCGACGAG GATACTTGCGTGGGTTTCTTGCTGGGTGGAGTTGGAGAGATCAATAAGCACCGTCAGCCTAACTTCATGGTTGTCGACAAAA ACACACCCGTGAGTGAAATAGAGGATACTTTTAAGCGATTTGTCAAGCGCGACGACATCGACATCATTCTTATTAATCAGAAT GTAGCGGAAATGATTCGTCATGTAATTGACGGTCATACTCAACCGATACCCTCTGTATTGGAAATTCCCAGCAAGGATCATCCATATGACGCCAGTAAAGATTCCATCTTGAGACGTGCTAAG GGCATGTTCAATCCAGAAgatattcattaa